A region of the Mytilus galloprovincialis chromosome 1, xbMytGall1.hap1.1, whole genome shotgun sequence genome:
AAATAAATAATCAgagaaaaacaaagaaactcGTACTGTTGgcttaacaatttgttttttcttttgtagtgggttaaaatggcttgattaggtatattttatttgttacgTAATCATGCTGAACCCACTTTACATTAGAAAACAAACTAATTTCTAAGCCAACATCGTGCAacttaaatggtatttttttttattgagaaaatacaaataaaaattcgAATCAGACACAtatctttatgttttattttatgagtGTTTTTCGGCTTTTTTTCTCTGTCAAAGTTAATTCTGAAAAATCAATGcccatttcctttctttttttttctactaAAGATGTCCAAAACCGTGtctacttttttttctttcttagtaTATGTTCAAAAGACCGAGTCCAGATAAACGATTCGTTTTCATTGTATTTCTCAACTAGGTCTTCACTCAGGCTTCTCATGATACTTCTCATGATACTAAAGAACCGTTCTGCCCGCGTTGTCGTCGAGACCGGCATACATGCAAATAGATTAGTATCTGAAAGATTCCCGGATATCCTTGGTTATAACATTTAATGTTTCCTGCAGCTTGTTAGGAatgttatcaaaatatccagTCCATTTTGCTAACCATCTCCGAATTTTGATCTTGAAATTCGTCTTTTGTAACATGGGCATCATCTGCATTTCATTACAGATTATGTCCCCAACAGCTAAAGTAAGTTGGTCAATGTTTTTTTGGGATTAATTTTTGTGCGACATAACGTGGCTCTGCTGTCAGAAGTCTTGTAATCAAATGATCGACGAAAGGTAGATACATGTTCAGTTTCATAAGAATGAATTGATGTCCATGGTCTCTTAAGaatgtcatattttatttcatcagtTATTTTGGAATTTTCAGAAAAGATGTCAGGGTGATGAGACGTGACAATTGTGTTTTGACACCCGGAGGACTCGgccattttaaattgtttgtatcagCAACAGAATCACGATGCTGATTTCGTAAATGAACAGGGAAGACTAGTTTTCGGAACGGAATATAGCTACAAAGTGATCattaacatatttgtatatatttttttataaacttcaTTACTTAAGTTAAATTCTGACTagatttaccattttttttttatttttgtgagcTTTTCGATGTGTACGCAACTGCGTTTTTGCGTACGGGTTGCTACGCGCCTTCTAGAATCAAAGGTATAGCCTCTGGTGGGTGCTAAATGATGTTCTTAAAGTTTGGGTTCTATCTCattgaacttgaaataaagaataCCACAGAATCACTTTCCTCTGCCTCATATTTTGGCTAATATATCTAGAAACTGAGGATCGTTTTTGAACAAAAAGGGATAATTTCATCATCCAAATTGTAAATTTTCcttttcaagttttatttgacgggacgtattatggtatacaaatgtccggggtccgtccgtccgtctgtctgtctgtctgtctgtctgtctgtctgtctgtctgtctgtctgtctgtctgtctgtctgtctgcccttccgtccgtccgtccgtctgtcccgcttcaggttaaagtttttggtcaaggtagtttttgatgaagttgtagtcaaatcaacttgaaacttagactAGTTAACATGTTCCACATgatatcatctttctaattttaatgccaaattaaagtcttgaccccaatttcacagtccactgaacatagaaaataatactGCGAAGTTCAGGTAAAcgtttttgttaaagttttagtcaaggtagtttttgatgaatttgaagtcacatcaacttgaaacttagtacacatgttccccatgatatgatctttctaatttcaatgccaaattaaagttttgatttcaATTTCCCGGTccgctgaacatagaaaatgatagtgcgaaattgaggtaaagtttttggtcaaggtagtttttgatgaagttaaagtcgcatcaacttgaaacttagtatacgtgttccctatgatatgatctttcttattttaattacaaattaaagttttgaccccaatttcacggtccactggaACACGGAAAATGagagtgcgagtggggcatccgtgtactatggacacattcttgttcaatcttttttatttcaattttatctacccttattttttttttttttttttttttttttttgtaaagttcaatACTTTACTTCTTTACATTTTAAACTTATTGTTGCGAATTTACATATTCTTTTTCTAATTTACAGTGTAAGCTTCATTATAATCTTGAAGATTACAAACATTTGACGGCatttattgattgttttatttgatCTAATAATTCGTATTTACACTTTTAATTTTTCTGATTACAAAATCTTTTATTATGTGAACATTTTTCATACCCCGGTACACTTTTTACTTTGTGTCATGATTGCAATCAAATTTTATGACTACGTAATGGTTTAAAAATCTTTGAGATTTAACAAATTCAATCAAAGGCTTTGATTGGCAATTAATCAAATAATTAACAAAAGCTTTACAAGGTGGACAACGAGTTGAACTCTGCTTACACAGTTTGAGTAATGAGCTGAGCAGGATTCCCAATTAGAGACCGAAATCACTTATTGTCAATTCaaaaatctaatataaaaaaaatcacaattttaaaaattcaacatAAAACATTCAGATAGTAGAACCTGACAGTCAGAAATCACAGAACAACAATTATGCTTACCAAAAGGTTATTCGACACAGATTGTGACTTTGATACAATCTCAGACTCTGTATCAACTCTGAGTTTTGATTCTACTCCAGTAAAGGCCGATAATCTTATGTGTGTGATGACTCCAAACATCAAACGAAGTCTGTTTCCTGATGATGACGAGGATTCTGGTCTTGGTATGGATGATCATATTACTTTTACACCTAGCTTGACGAAATCTGCCAAGAGACAGCGTACAGAAGATGTCAACTCAACATGTTCAAAAAGACCAAAAGTTTGTACCGATATAAAAGCTGTGGTAACAAAACTTGAAGAGAACGAGGACTTGATTGCCGATGGAAGTAGATTGTATACTTTACCAACTGTTACTGGAAAGCATACTGATTTGAAAAGCATCACTCCACAAACACTTACTGATGTTTTAAACGGGGGCTACAATGACGTCATCAGTGACTACAAGATCATCGACTGTCGATACCCGTATGAATTTGAAGGTGGGCATATCAGAGGAGCAGAGAATATGTATTTGCACGAGACCATTTTAACTCTGCTTCAGCAACCAACGAAAGATAAACAGATCGTCATCTTCCACTGTGAGTTTTCGTCTGAAAGAGGTCCTAAAATGCTTCGATTCCTTAGAAGTAAAGACAGAGAACTCAACAAAGAAAACTATCCATCACTGAACTTTCCAGAAGTTTATTTATTAGACAGTGGTTACAAGGCATTCTTTAATGAACAATCAGATCTATGTGACCCAGTGAGCTATCGACCAATGCTTCATTCCGACCACTCAGAAGATTTGCGCCATTTCAGAGTCAAGTCAAAGTCATGGACAGCTGGAGAAAAGAGAAGATATGCAAGAAAAGCTATGAGATTTTAGAACTTTGATATACTGGTGAATTATAAATAGTGCTACGAATAATCTGTGATACAATACTTTCAGTGCTTTGTCATatttaaaccttgttttatgttttttgttatttatatgaacatattatttatatattaaaggttacatatatatatatttatctgctTCATTTTTTCCTAACAaatgtggacacagatcagtgtggatagtaatAGTCGTGGTTCTTTGGGACTTTCATACTGAAAGTGcaaaatacaaaaagtaaaataatatagaGGTATATGTCCTCCGCATAAAACACATGAAAGCaatatgaattatatattaaTAACCACACGCCTATAAGTGTATTTTTGATTGAATTAGTTGGCTTAACTACAATGAACATTTAGTACATGGTGTTCACCATCTTAGTATCATTTGTGCATTGTCTTGTTTAGCGAGTTATAAATGTGTTCTTAGGGGAGGAATAGTTTTGAAATGATTATCCTGGTCTTGTTACACCGAAATAATCTTTCCTAAAACAGgattaatgaaaagaaaaaatgatgCCCCACGTGTGATTTAATATAGCAGGCTAAacgaagtgaaaaaaatataccccccccccctttttcacacACACACCCActcccagaaaatcaaatgaacGTCTCCAATATTGATTTTAACCTACTTCGTCATAATGAAAATAGGGCTTATAACTGATAATGGCTATGACAGGACATAATAATAGCTAAAACATTATAATAAAGAGAGTAGATGATTTAATTGTGCATCATTCCTGCAATTTAGTTATGCTATAAATTAAACCTTTCATTATATATTCAAATACATAAGTATGTGATAAATATGAATCTAGAAAACAAACCACAAAGTTCACCGATCTATTGGATAGTATTCATTTAAATATCTTCTACCATTTACCGTTCCAACCTACTGTGGAAATATTAAAGCTCACAAGGTATCTGTAAAGTTTGAATATAtgctgtttatttatttttggtgAACACACTTCAATTACACGAAAAGATCTTCAGTTTAGAAAAAAGAGAAATTTTAGATTTCGATTTATTGATAAATTCCTTAAAGTATAATACAtaacttatttattttcattatatttgcttttaatcgtcaaaatattttcaaagtacTAAGCCTTATATTATTATACACAAAAACATGTCCAGTAcaaaaaaatgtggtataattctAAGAGTTTACAAGCCATAAGAGGTAAAACTTTAACAAGGTAAATGTACAAAGAAGTTAACTACAGTGTCCACAGTCGTTTTTCATACATTTTCGTTCAGTTTTCCAATGTTGAAACGTTGGTACCGCGTCATGCTGTTGtaattcttatttttacattagAGCTATTTTCCTATTGCTTGTTATTTTAAAGTTTGCGAAAGAAAGTCGAGAGATTCCGGAAATGtttattcaaactcataagtcaacaGAAAACTGAAAACACTTGGGCGagaaaacgaaaaacaaacaaaagacaaacgaCCGAccgtttaagaaaaaaacaaaacaaaatcgttTCGTTAAACTTAATGGTAATTTTAATGTTCcaacatgttttatattttttttttgtaacacaaTAAATCCACAACTTGCGCACAAAATCTTTAATTATATTCATTGTTTAAAACTAAtcattttagattattttttattctgGAACATACTGATCATAAAGCAATGCAAATGCTATCACTCTGAAGTAGACATTGTACAAGTTATATACTGGTCATTGGTCGTGTGGTTATTAATAGAATCCTATTTTTTTCATATGTAGTACAGATTTTGAGGCTGACGGAACAGTTGATAACAGAAAAGTTTTAACCTGAAGAATGTGGCAATAGAATTTTTCTACCAATAATACTGCTTTGGTCGTATCATGGATATGATGGCACCATTTAGTTTCTTTCTGGCGATGTTGGCTGTAGTTCTGAACGTCTTATCATTTATAATTTTACTGCGATCGACGACCCTGCGCAAGAAACGATTTTACTGTCTGGCGTTATATCTAAGCATTAGTAATGCTGTTATTGGTTTAGAATTTCTCATGTTTATTATTGTTGAGGCATATTTAAAAAGCGCTCTTGCAGTCATCACATATACCAGTTTATGTACAATAGTGAAAGTATTATGTGCAGGTAcagtattattttcaatttatcagAAATTGACGATATGCTTGGAACGGTTTAATGCCACGCTGCAAATTTCTAACAGAGTGTTGAAACAATTAACCAGTGGTAAGGCGATAACACTGGTTTTCGTTGTTGCACACATCTATCCAAGTATGGCGCCAATAACAGAACACATACGAAATGAAAATACTTGTGTTGTATTATCTTCTACAGTCAGAATACTGGCATTTGAAATCCCTGCCATGCTACTAACAATCCTTACTGTTGGTTTCTATTCTCTAACAATTGCACGTGTCATAAGGAGACATAACAAAAATCAAATTGCAATTGCACCAACATCTTCTAGTTCACAAAGTCAACAAGGTCCACAAGGTCAATCTGGCCATGGAAAGGAATCAACCAAACGAATGAAGCGAAATGTGTTTACTCTTGGTTTCATCATTGTGCTGGGTCTAGTTTCTATTCTTCCTATATGTTGTACATCCTTAATTGCTATTCTGAATGAAAATACCGCAAGTACCACTACAGCAATGAAGTATGGAAACCAGTTTCTGTTTATTAATGCAATATGTGATCCTATTGTATACACATTGAGAATCAGACAGTTTCGACAAAAACTGCAATGTTCATTTTGTATCCATTCAGTTCAATAGACTAGTCTTCATGGTTTTTATCTGTTGTAATTTGTAAACTCAATATGCTTTCATGCAGTGTTTGACATTTCATCATAAAAAAGTGAACTCAAAATCAGCTTTATAAACTTATAATATTACCCTCAATTAGAACATGGTGCGGAGGATTGACAATACTAGTGCCATGgacttataacatttttttttaaaaatccagTCCTTAgcaaggaagaagaagaagaaaacgaTATCTCCATGGTCAATGAGTTTCTCGTTCCTCTATTAGATTACCAAATTAGACAATAGATAAGTAGAGAATGGAAGTACGTAATGatttaaagagacaacaactccaccaaagagcagaaaacagccggaCGCCCCTTTTTGTGTCTGCAACGCAGCGAGAAAAAACCGCAACTGGAGGCGGGCTTCGGCTGGTTCATAtacaataatgtatactagttcagcaaaATGGACTAAACTCTAAAACACGTACAAATGAACCAAAATAGAAAATACCCACACAAGACTATAACAAGAACGGCAGTCGCAAAATGTGGCGATGTAATATGTCCTGTGAGATTGCGACCTTTttctatatctctagccaatgtggaattaaaaataaacacaccGTAATACCGTGGGCACTgtgaaaatcaattttaaaacagTCCGTGTCCTATGAAACAGaagaatcaaagaaaaataacaacgatcaacataaattaacaatggactactagcagttactgatatGCTAGATCCAGGCTATTCTAAAGTCAACCACAATTCTTCTCTTTACATTCAACAATGATTATAATCTTTGGTGTTCCAAAGGATCCGGTATATTTATTTCCAAAGGATCTTCAaccattttatcataaataaaccAGGGCTTGTGCTTATAGGATTGGCGAAAATAACACAGATATTTAAGATACTATTGAATCCAAACTTAACAAACAAATCCAGTAAGAATAGCATTCTGATGATTTTTACGCAGATTTGCTAGTTGTTtttgacacaatgtaaataccaATACCAATCATAACTATTgcagatacataggtacagagagAGAGTGCAAAAtgtgtggtatgatagccaatgaaacaactgtcaacCAAAAATCAACTgctttacatttgtgatttcggggcctgttattttttgtgtcatttggtctcttattcatagagagttgtctcattggcaatcatgcataccacatcttctttgatattttacaaaaaagttagcaactaaaggtcaccgtacagcctatAACAATTGACAACAGTTAATAGCAAAAAAGCATTGACAATTGAAATAGTAAACTGACAATAATTAAGTAAGAGTGAAAGTTGTATTCAAACGAAAAAAAGACTACAAATATGTATTGACAgatgaaaaattaataatgtcCACGAACatagagatttttttttctttttaaaaatagacGTATACagattttgtcaataaaaaacaATCATTAATACATTTGTAGTGATTTTTGAAATGACTGGCAAACTGCTTTTCAAAAGTGTGGTCATATGCCTCAGTGTTATAACTTATTACAATTTAATCACATTAAAATTAAGataagtatttgtttttttttgtacataggTATCACTAAATGATTTATAGCATGCCAGACTGACGGACCGAGAAAAAATAGTATTGATCCTCAATGTCTTGCCTATTACAGAATAGGCACATGCGTTGTTTTCTTTCACTAATGGAATAACGCCACTCCCAATTGCTAGAGAATGAGCACtgagtttaaattttcaaaaaaaaataggttttaatTTATCAAGTATTTTTCCATTTCTTTAGTCttagcatggaagtattatattaacgatataatacttccatggtcttAGAGAAAAGGAATTGAGTTTTTCACATTCAACAATAGAACAGTACATAGTTTGATAAGCCTGGTCAACGATTAATTTCTTTTAATAGGCTCAAAAGTATAAGATAACAAAACTCTAGACTAAGTTTATGTAACCAATCTTCTACAATGTTAACCCATTTACTAGTACTTGTTTTACATTATACAGGAAAAATTGCAACGtatgtttttcatatgattttaaaaacatatgtttttcatatgttcgaaaacatatgttttcatgtcgggcctaaacatatgtttacatatgttttcaagcatatgaaaaacatatgttaaacatatgaaaacatatgttgcAATTTTTCCTATGTATTATAATAGATAATTGGATTAGgtgataaataaaaagatatgatatgagtgcaaatgagacaactttccatcaaagtccCAATGTGTAAAAAGAATCCAAttaaggtcaaagtacggtcttcaacaaggagcttTGCTTACACCGACGAGTAaactataaagagccccaaaatggCTAGTGTAAGACCATGTAAAAAGGTGTTTTATTTGtagtttagaaatatttttagatGAAAGTTGAATTTTTAAGTGCAAATAAGTTCTGTTTGTCCCAGCTAGACTAgctacatttttgttttgcactGTACCCGTAAAATTTTCTTGataaattttatatgtaaatgttcaaatgGATCTTAATTTTTGAACACTTTGCAATTAACATTTAACAACGACAAAAACCAATATCGTATAGCATGCTATCAAAGGTCCTGTcgtgaaaaattaaaacattcaaacgagaaattaaGGGTCTACTGTATGTACAAATCAATAAACGATAATCAAATCTGATAAACATTTATattacagcaacaaacgacaaatgAAGGCAACAACAAGCAACTTTACATGCAATGAAACTATTATTATGAACAAAAAGATATATGTTGTCTTCACTGGTTTCATGAGTGGTCCTAGTCTTTCAAACTTGTCGATGTTACCTTCAAAAGTTGGTTTCACTACTGTCATACACATGGATTACATCTTTGCCTCTGAATATCTAGTGtgaatatatataacataatcaTCTTGATTATATTTTACTGATGGTTAAATTTGACATTCAAACGTGCACATAAGAGCATTTGAAACTACAAAGAAACTTAACGCATGTCACTATGTATCGTTTTCCAAGAAAAGGAGCGAAGGTAAATTGATTTAAAAGATGATTCAGATatcatacataaaattgagattggaaatagagaatgtgtcaaagagacaagtcAACAACCCGAGCAAAGAGTAGAATCAACGACTGAAGTCACTAATGGGTCTTCcacacagcgagaaaattctgCATCCGAAGGCGGGCTTTAGTTGGTCCATACACAAAAATGTGAacgaagctgttaattttctcctttatAATACTTATgcacgtttcggcaacaaagtttatcgacaggttgtaggtatcatTATGGGCATTAATTGCGCCCCTTTAAtaacagacttgtttttgtactgttacgaatcacagttaaTGACTagactcagtaaagacccgtcgaaattgcatttaattgataaattcaacaacacttaccgttatcttgatgatattgtttctttaaataatcaagatttttttaatatactgctgaaatttaccccaaggaacttactttaaataaatcaattttaaaaggaataactgtctttatttcagttttaaacgggaaactccacactaaaatttacgacaaaagggacgattaatcgttccctattgttaattttccattttggaatttcctgtagaaccatcttacggtgtttatatttcacaactatgttcgctatgcccgtgtctgttgtgacgtttttgattttaacgaacgtaatctatgtattactggtaaattattaaaccagggatatcgttaccataaattacttaaaacctttcctaaatttttccataaatattttgatttgggtttaaagtttggttgtacctgtacaaaacttatttcaaacgagatagaacatcctcatttttacggaaatgttgttaaccgtgc
Encoded here:
- the LOC143070590 gene encoding M-phase inducer phosphatase-like is translated as MLTKRLFDTDCDFDTISDSVSTLSFDSTPVKADNLMCVMTPNIKRSLFPDDDEDSGLGMDDHITFTPSLTKSAKRQRTEDVNSTCSKRPKVCTDIKAVVTKLEENEDLIADGSRLYTLPTVTGKHTDLKSITPQTLTDVLNGGYNDVISDYKIIDCRYPYEFEGGHIRGAENMYLHETILTLLQQPTKDKQIVIFHCEFSSERGPKMLRFLRSKDRELNKENYPSLNFPEVYLLDSGYKAFFNEQSDLCDPVSYRPMLHSDHSEDLRHFRVKSKSWTAGEKRRYARKAMRF